A segment of the Candidatus Andeanibacterium colombiense genome:
GGGCGCGAGGGGCCGACCGTGCAGCTCGGCGCGGCGATCATGGTAGCCGCGCATCGCTGGCTGCGCGTGCCGGTGAGCGCGGGCGTGCTGATCGCGGGCGGGGCGGCGGGTGTCGCGGCGGCGTTCAACACCCCGCTGGCCGGCATCGCCTTCGCGATCGAGGAACTCGCGGTCGCCTATGAGCAGCGGGTCGCGGTGATGGCGATGGGCGCGGTGATGATCGCCGGCCTGACCAGCCAGGGGATCGCCGGCGACTACATCTATTTCGGGCAGGTCACCGCCAGCCTGCCGCTGGGCAGCATGCTGATCGCGGCGCCGCTCGCGGGGATCGCGGGCGGGGCGCTGGGCGGACTGTTCTCGCGCCTGTTCATCGCCTTGCGCGGCCCCGGGGGGCGCTGGACCGCGCTGCTGCGGCGCCATCCGGTGATCGCGGCGCTGATCTGCGGGATCGTCGTCGCCGGCATCGGCTTCGCGAGCAAGGGCCAGACCTGGGGCACCGGCTACGAACCGACCCGCGCGATGCTGGCGGGCGAGGGCGGGGCGGCGTGGTTCGGCCCGGCCAAGTTCGTCGCGGCGCTCGCCACTGCGGCCAGCGCGATCCCGGGCGGGATCTTCGCGCCCTCGCTGTCGATCGGCGCGGGCTTCGGCGGGTTGCTTGCGCCGCTGTTCCAGCCGGAGCAGGCCGGAGCGATCGTGCTGCTCGGCATGGCCGGCTATTTCACCGGGGTGGTCCGCGCGCCGCTGACCGCGATCATCATCCTGGCCGAGACGACCAATTCGTCGGCGATGATCCTGCCGCTGTTCGCGACCGCGCTGATCGCCGACTGGGCCGGCGGAATCGTGTGCAAGGAGCGGCTCTACCACCACCTCGCCAAGGGCTTCCTGCCCGAGGCGAAGGCGATGGAACAGGTAAAGCCGGAACCGCTCAGCGAGTAAGCTTCTTGTAGGCCAGCCGGGTGGGCCGATCCGCGGCGTCGCCCAGACGGCGGCGGCGGTCTTCCTCGTAAGCTTCGAAATTGCCTTCGAACCATTCGACGTGGCTGTTGCCCTCGAACGCGAGGATGTGGGTCGCGAGGCGGTCTAGGAAGAAGCGGTCGTGGCTGATGACCACCGCGCAGCCGGCGAAATTCTCGATCGCGTCTTCCAGCGCGGCCAGCGTCTCCACGTCGAGATCGTTGGTCGGTTCGTCGAGCAGCAGCACGTTGCCGCCCTGCTTGAGCATCTTGGCGAGGTGGACGCGGTTGCGTTCGCCGCCCGAGAGCTTGCCGACGTTCTTCTGCTGGTCCGCGCCCTTGAAGTTGAATGCGCCGACATAGGCGCGGGTCGAGGTCTCGTGCTTGTTGACCGTCATGTAATCGAGCCCGTCGGAGATTTCCTCCCACACGTTCTTCGACGGATCGAGATGGTCGCGGCTCTGGTCGACATAGCCGAGCCGCACCGTCTCGCCGATGCTGACCTCGCCGCTGTCCGGGGTCTCCTGCCCGGTAATGATCTTGAACAGCGTCGATTTGCCCGCGCCGTTCGGCCCGATCACGCCGACGATCCCGCCGGGCGGAAGCATGAACGACAGATCCTCGAACAGCAGCTTGTCGCCATAGGCCTTCGAGATGTTCTTCATCTCGATCACCTTGCCGCCGAGGCGCTCGGGCACCTGGATCACGATCTGCGCCTTGCCCGGGCGGCGATCGTTCTGGGCTTCCTGCAACTGTTCGAACTTGCGGATACGCGCCTTGCTCTTGGTCTGGCGCGCGGCCGGGGTCTGGCGGATCCACTGGAGCTCTTCCTTGAGCGCCTTGGACCGGCCCGATTCCTCGCGGTCTTCCTGGTCGAGGCGCTTGGCCTTCTTCTCGAGATAGGTCGAGTAATTGCCTTCGTAAGGAAAGTACTTGCCGCGATCGAGCTCGAGGATCCAGTCGACCACGTGATCGAGGAAATAGCGGTCGTGGGTGATCATCAGCACCGCGCCGGCATAGTTCTTCAGATGGTTTTCGAGCCATTCGACGCTTTCGGCATCGAGGTGGTTGGTCGGTTCGTCGAGCAGCAGGATCGAGGGCTTCTGGATCAGCAGGCGGGTCAGCGCGATGCGGCGCTTCTCACCGCCCGAGAGATTGTCGACCGGCAGGTCGCCCGGCGGGCAGCGCAAGGCTTCCATCGCCACTTCGAGCTGGTTGTCGAGCGTCCAGCCGTCGACCGCGTCGATCTTCTCCTGCAGCTCGCCCATTTCGGCGCCGAGCGCATCGAAATCGGCGTCGGGTTCGGCCATCAGCATGCCGATCTCGTTGAACCGCGCGACGAGGTCCGCGGTCTCGCGCGCGCCATCCTTGACGTTTTCGAGCACGGACTTGCTGGTGTCGAGCTCGGGCTCCTGCGCCAGATAGCCGACGGTGATGTATTCGCCCGGCCAGGCCTCGCCGGTGAAGTCGGTGTCGATCCCGCCCATGATCTTCATCAGGGTCGATTTGCCGACGCCGTTCGGCCCGACAATGCCGATCTTGGCGCCCTGGTAGAACTGGAGGTTGATGTCGGACAGCACCGGCTTTTGCGCGCCGGGGAAAGTCTTCGTCATGTTCTTCATGACGTATGCGTATTGGGCGGCCATCAGTCGTCCTTGCGGGTGTTCTGGAGTGATTTCGGAGTTGGGCCGCAGATAGGAGCTGCGGGGCCGAGGGGCAAGCGCGGCGGTGCCTCCGCCGAACGAAAAGCGCGCCGCCGCGGGGCTGCGCCGAAGAGTTGGGGGTTACACAAGTTACACTCTGTCCGCCCCTGTGTCCGCTTTTCAACCCGATGAAACAAAAGGTTTTTCAGGATGAGGGTGACACTATGGCGCTGTGCGGGAGCGCGCGCCCGGGAAGGAGCGGCGCGAACGACAGCCAACGAGGTCCTGCGCGAATGCGACAAGGCGGAGAATCCGTTTTTGCGAAGAACGGCCGCGATTTGAGCAGACCGGGCGCATGTAGGAAAGCGAAATAGGCCGCCAATCCAGCGGAAAACCGCCGATACCTATTTACACCGCACTGCAACACGATAATACTGTGGAACCAATCGGTATTACCGGATTCGGTGACCAGCGAGGGCGGGCGAAAATGGACGGAATTCGCGTAGGTAAACGGGTGGTCGGCACCCAGGCTCCGGTAATTATCGGCTGGGAGAACATCGCCCGGGTCGAAGGCGGACGCTTCAAGGTCGCGTTCTTCACCTATTTCCAGCCCGCGCTGTTATTCGCTCTCGTCGCCTTCTGGTATTACGCGCCCAACTCGATCGCCACCGGCACCACCGCCGCGATCATGGGCCTCGTGCTGATGCTGTTCTTCATGGTGCTCGAATGGCGCTTCCCGCGCCACGAAAGCTGGGCGATCACCTGGAAGGAATTCGCGACCGACGCGTTCTTCGTCGCGATCGGCTTCACCTTCCTGGGGGTGGTTGACGATTACATCGGCAGCGACAAGATCATCGAAACGGTCCAGGCGAATTTCCACCTCGAGAAGCTGGCCTGGTTCACCACCCTGCCGGTGCTGCTGCAGGCGTTCCTGATCTCGTTCATCTTCGATTTCGTGCAGTACTGGATGCACCGGGGTATGCACAATTGGTACCCGCTGTGGCTGCCGCATTCTGTGCACCACTACATCACCCAGCTCAACGTGAACAAAGGCGCGGTCGGCAATCCGGTCGAGCTGTTCCTGATCGGGCTGGGGATCGGCGGCTTCTTCGATTTCGTGCCGCGCGCCTTCCTGCTGGCCAGCGCGATGGGCATGGCGATCGGCGCCTATCAGCACATCAACGTGCGCTTCAATTCGCCGAACTGGTGGCGTTTCCTGTTCAACACCACCGAGCATCACAGCCTGCATCATTCGCAGGATTATGAATCGACCCGCAGCAACTATGCCGGCGCCTGGATCATCATCGACCGGATGTTCGGCACCTGCATCGACGGCGAGGCCGAATTGCTGGGCATGGAAGGCGGCCGCCGCATGTCGATCCGCGAACAGATGACCTTTCCCTTCACCGAGGGCTGGAAGAGCATCAAGCAGCGGTTCGCCCGGCAGCCCGCCGCGGTGCCGGCCGAGTAACGCGCCGCAGCGCTTTCCTTCATCGCCGCTCGCGGCGCTCTCCCGAAAAAATGCTCTTCCCGAAAGGAGCCTGCGTGAACCTGCGCTTCATCGAACGGATCTGGCATATCAAGGGCAGTCTGCCGCTCCCGCACGGACAATCGGCCGACCAGGCCTTCGAACGGCTTGACGGCCTGTTCGGCGAAATCGGCACCAGCCATGCGCGCGCGGGCGGCAGCCTGACCTTCAGCAAGAAGGATCCGCCCGCGCAGGACAAGCTGGCGGTGTTCGAGAGCGGCGTGTTGTGGATCGAACCTGCCGGGGAGGGTGAAGGGCAGGAAGGGCAGGGCGCGCCGGTGCTGCGCTACCATCTGATCAGCCGCGCGCTGCTCTATTGCTTCCTCGCACCGCTGCTGTTTCTCGCCTTTGCGCAGTTCAACGTGTTGCGCGGCAAGCTTCAGGCTCCGCCCACCGCGGCCGAAAAGGCGGAACAGGCGAAGAAGAAGGCGAAGGAAGACGCCAAGCCGCTGACGCCGCTGAACCCGATCGACAAGTTCCTCGGCGCGCCCGCTCCCGAAAAACCGAAGAAGGACAAGAAGGACAAGAAGCCCGATCCTGACGAGGGCAAGCCTTCGCCGATCGCGGGCTACGCCTTCGCGGGCATCTTCTTCGTACTCTACCTGGTTGGGCGGTTCCTCGAGGCCTGGCTGGTTAAGCGGTTGTTCCGGAGGAAGCTGCAGGGCGCCTGATCCGGCGCGCGCGGCGAAGAGCGCGCCTCCTGACGATATGGCAGCCGTCGCACCGCCGCCACGGTTGGCGCCTTTGCCGCAATGAAATTATATTACTCGGCCAATATACGAAATTGCTGCGGAGGCGGGTGAGCGCCTATCCTGCGGGCCTCATGGCCGACCTTGCCGATCCGTCTTCCGACCCGACAGAGCATTCGCTGCTCGAGGATGCCTATGCGCTCGTCACCGGAACCACGCTGATCGCGATCGGGATGGTGCTGATGAAAGTCGCCGGCATCGTCACCGCCGGCGTCGCGGGGCTCGCGCTGCTGGTGTCGTACCAGACCGGGTGGAGCGTCGGGCTGCTGTTCCTGCTCATCAATCTGCCGTTCCTCGCGCTGGGCTTCTTCACCCTCGGCAGAACCTTCTTCGTCAAGACGAGTGCGGCGATCCTGCTGATCCTCGTGCTGGTGCAGATCATGCAGGCGGCCACGGTGATCCGGCAGGTTCATCCGGCCTTCGCCGCGCTTGCCGGGGGCACGGTGATCGGCATGGGCATCCTCGCGCTGGTGCGCCATAATTGCGGGGTCGGCGGGGCGAACATCGTCGCCTTGTGGCTGCAGAAGAGCCGGGGCTGGAATGTCGGCCGGCTCGGCCTGGCGCTCGATGCGCTGATCCTGACGATCGCGGCGACCGAGATCCCGCTCGGGCGACTCGGCTGGTCGTTCCTCAGCGTCGTCGCGATCAACGGGATCCTGATCGCCTATCATCGGCCGGGCCGTTATCTGGGCCATTGAGGCGGGTGCCGGAGCCCGGTCCCGAATAAATTAGGCCGCCACCCCTTTCCGTGGTAAAGGGACGCCGCTGACGTTGGATTTGCAACGGACTTCGGCAATTTGAGGCCCCGGGTTTTCCCGCCGCCCCCTTTTTTCGACTTCCTTTCATGACGACACGACGCACGACCCCGTGCCGCGCTGTTGCGGCCGGAATTACGTTCTTGAAAGGAACATCTCATGCCGATCGGCACCGTAAAATTCTTCAACGAAGACAAGGGTTATGGCTTCATCGCGCCGGAAGACGGCGGGGCGGACAGCTTCGTTCACATCACTGCCGTGCAGGCCGCCGGCATGCGCACCCTCGATAAGGACCAGCGCCTGTCGTATGAGGTCGAAACCGGCCGCAACGGCAAGGCTTCGGCGGTCAATCTCGCCGCTGCCTGACGCCTGATTTTCGGGGTGCGGCGGCCTTGCCGGCATGCCGCACCCCGAACCCGCCGCCGGCTAATATATGTAAAGGAGAACGCCAATGTCGTTCACTTACGATTTCTGCCTTACGCGGGCCCGTGAAGAGGCCACCACCGCCGAAAAGGCAACGCTCGACAATGTGCGCGATCGCGCCTTGCGGTCGGAAGCCGCGTGGATGGAAATGGCCAACCGCGAATTACAGATCCAGGCCGTGCGCGAAAAGGCGCGGCGTGAGAAGGAAGCCGCCGCGCTGCTGACCGAGGGTTAGCCGCCGCCGCTAGCCGGAGGCGAGGCTTTCGCCCATTTTCCGGATCAATGTTTCCACCGTCGAAAAGCCGAGCTCGCTTTGCATCGCGAGATCGATCGGCCGCGCCTCCAGCGCCTTGCTGTCGCTGTTGAGGAAGGCCATCGCTTCGTCGCGCCCGCCGAGCAGCGTGAACGCCAGCGTGACGATCTCGCCCTGACGGCGCGCTTCGTCCCTGGTCAGCCGTGGCCCATCCGAACGCCTCGGGCGGCTTTTCCATGCGCCTGTCCGCGCTTGCGGTTGCGCGTCGTCAGTCATGCGGTCCGTAACGCGGTACCGGTGCCACGGCGATAGGCCGCGCTCCAGGCGCATGCCGCCCCGGCGCCGAGGCCCTTCTGATGGGCCGCGATCTGCCCGGCGATCGCCGTCGCCCGGTCAAGATGAATGTTGCGCGACACGAGGTCGCCCGCGGCGGAAGCGCGGAGCACTTCGGCCTGATGGTCGGAATATTTGCGGTTGAGGTCCATGAGACTGCTCCTCTGCGTAAGCGGGAGCGCAAGCGTCTCTCAGCCACGGGCGCCTACAATCGCCTGCCCGCGATCGGGCGACCATGGGCGCATCGGGGCTCAATAGCAAACGATCCCGACGGATGGCGGCACAGGACCGCGCGCGACCGTTGCGTAGGCCTCGCAAAGCGATAGACTTCGCCTCACAAAATAAAAATTAGGGAGAGTCGATGTCCATCCATTTCCGCGCTTTTGCGCTCGGCGCCTGCGCAGCCTTGCTGGCCGCGCCCGCCGCCGCCCACCATTCCTTCGCGATGTTCGACAACAGCCGGTCGATCACGCTGCATGGCAAGGTGACCAAATTCCAGTGGACCAATCCG
Coding sequences within it:
- a CDS encoding chloride channel protein, translating into MKWIPPIGRAAELEPAQWRRRLATLIGALGIGVVALLFARAGDLAQTSFGQLYAAYPYACLILTPAVFGLVAWLTGKIALEARGSGIPQVIAAARNPAGDAEQALVSLRAGVAKLLLTVAALFGGAPVGREGPTVQLGAAIMVAAHRWLRVPVSAGVLIAGGAAGVAAAFNTPLAGIAFAIEELAVAYEQRVAVMAMGAVMIAGLTSQGIAGDYIYFGQVTASLPLGSMLIAAPLAGIAGGALGGLFSRLFIALRGPGGRWTALLRRHPVIAALICGIVVAGIGFASKGQTWGTGYEPTRAMLAGEGGAAWFGPAKFVAALATAASAIPGGIFAPSLSIGAGFGGLLAPLFQPEQAGAIVLLGMAGYFTGVVRAPLTAIIILAETTNSSAMILPLFATALIADWAGGIVCKERLYHHLAKGFLPEAKAMEQVKPEPLSE
- the ettA gene encoding energy-dependent translational throttle protein EttA; translated protein: MAAQYAYVMKNMTKTFPGAQKPVLSDINLQFYQGAKIGIVGPNGVGKSTLMKIMGGIDTDFTGEAWPGEYITVGYLAQEPELDTSKSVLENVKDGARETADLVARFNEIGMLMAEPDADFDALGAEMGELQEKIDAVDGWTLDNQLEVAMEALRCPPGDLPVDNLSGGEKRRIALTRLLIQKPSILLLDEPTNHLDAESVEWLENHLKNYAGAVLMITHDRYFLDHVVDWILELDRGKYFPYEGNYSTYLEKKAKRLDQEDREESGRSKALKEELQWIRQTPAARQTKSKARIRKFEQLQEAQNDRRPGKAQIVIQVPERLGGKVIEMKNISKAYGDKLLFEDLSFMLPPGGIVGVIGPNGAGKSTLFKIITGQETPDSGEVSIGETVRLGYVDQSRDHLDPSKNVWEEISDGLDYMTVNKHETSTRAYVGAFNFKGADQQKNVGKLSGGERNRVHLAKMLKQGGNVLLLDEPTNDLDVETLAALEDAIENFAGCAVVISHDRFFLDRLATHILAFEGNSHVEWFEGNFEAYEEDRRRRLGDAADRPTRLAYKKLTR
- a CDS encoding sterol desaturase family protein codes for the protein MDGIRVGKRVVGTQAPVIIGWENIARVEGGRFKVAFFTYFQPALLFALVAFWYYAPNSIATGTTAAIMGLVLMLFFMVLEWRFPRHESWAITWKEFATDAFFVAIGFTFLGVVDDYIGSDKIIETVQANFHLEKLAWFTTLPVLLQAFLISFIFDFVQYWMHRGMHNWYPLWLPHSVHHYITQLNVNKGAVGNPVELFLIGLGIGGFFDFVPRAFLLASAMGMAIGAYQHINVRFNSPNWWRFLFNTTEHHSLHHSQDYESTRSNYAGAWIIIDRMFGTCIDGEAELLGMEGGRRMSIREQMTFPFTEGWKSIKQRFARQPAAVPAE
- a CDS encoding YitT family protein codes for the protein MSAYPAGLMADLADPSSDPTEHSLLEDAYALVTGTTLIAIGMVLMKVAGIVTAGVAGLALLVSYQTGWSVGLLFLLINLPFLALGFFTLGRTFFVKTSAAILLILVLVQIMQAATVIRQVHPAFAALAGGTVIGMGILALVRHNCGVGGANIVALWLQKSRGWNVGRLGLALDALILTIAATEIPLGRLGWSFLSVVAINGILIAYHRPGRYLGH
- a CDS encoding cold-shock protein — encoded protein: MPIGTVKFFNEDKGYGFIAPEDGGADSFVHITAVQAAGMRTLDKDQRLSYEVETGRNGKASAVNLAAA
- a CDS encoding DUF2384 domain-containing protein, with amino-acid sequence MTDDAQPQARTGAWKSRPRRSDGPRLTRDEARRQGEIVTLAFTLLGGRDEAMAFLNSDSKALEARPIDLAMQSELGFSTVETLIRKMGESLASG